The window GCTCTATGTCTTGCGCCCATACGAGCATCGTCCAAATTTTGTGCCATAGGTAAGAATGCACCTGCACATGCGATTCTGTTCTGTTCTATGATGACCGCCCCGTCATGGAGTGCAGTGTTCTTTTTGAATATGGTAAGAAGAAGGCTTGTTGATAGAATCGCATCCAACTGGACCGCTTGCTCCGCGATATCTTTTAGACTATGCTCTCTAACGATCGCAATCAGAGATCCGGTTTTGTTTTTAGCCATGATCTTGGAAGCTTCTACGATCTCATCCAGGTCGGTGGCGGTTTTTAAAAGGAAAGGACGGAATAATCTAAGCCTCGCCATATCACCGGTGATCTTACGAAGTTCAGGCTGCAAAAGAACGATAATTGCAAACACGAGGGCTGGGCGGATATTATCAATGATCCAATCCAAAAGTTCAAAATTCAAAGTCTGGGCAAAAATCCCAAGCACCCAAATAAGACCGATCCCCAAAAGAAGTTGAACCCCTCTTGTCCTGCGGATGGTAGAATAAAATTGATAAATTAAAAAGCTGACGATCAGTATATCCAGGACCATCACGATCCCGAACTTATCACTTTGGAATAAACTGATGTTTTTTAAAAAATCCATTCCAAGAACCTTATAACCCTAATACGGAAAACATATCGTAGAGGCCTTTTTCTCTTCCTACCAAAAATTCGGCGGCTTTTACGGAACCGACTGCGAATGTTTTTCTGTCTTGAGCCTTATGGGAAATTTCCACTCTTTCTTCCGGAGTGAAAAAATAGACAGTATGATCTCCGATCACTTCTCCCGCTCTAAGAGTATGGATCGCAATTTCTTTAGGATCTCTTTCCGGAAGAATTCCGTGGCGGCCATGTACAATATTTGACTCTGTGCGGGAAAGAGTCTCCAAAAGGATTGTTTTTAGTTTTTCCGCAGTTCCGGAAGGAGCATCTTTTTTATGACGATGATGAATATCTTGTATCTCAATATCCGCCAGATCTCCCATCACTTTTGCGGCGATCTCAGTCAGTTTAAAAAGAAGATTCACCCCGATGGACATATTCGGAGAATACACGATCGGAATAATTTTAGAAGTTTCTTTTAATAATTCCTTATGAGTTTCCGTAAGGCCGGTCGTTCCAACTACAACAGGTTTTTTGAATTCCTTGCAGGTAGATAGAACATCCGACAAAACTTCTCTAATAGAAAAATCGATTACAGTATCCGATCCGGAAATGGATTTAGAAAGATCGTCCGAAAACAAAATTTCATTCTGTTTGAGTCCGGAATGTAAACCGGAATCCAAACCTAAATAAACGGAACCCTTACCTACTACCGCAGCGGAAAGTTCAGAAACTTTAGATTGGGAAAGTACTTGGATAATAGCCTTCCCCATTCTTCCAGAAGCACCAATGACTGCGACACGATTCTTGCGGGCCAAATCGAATTCCTTATTTATAACCTTTTGTCAAAAGATCGGAAACCGTTTTTTTCAAACGGTCCGCACCAGCGCCCGCACTCAGAGAAGTCAGAGGAAGACGTATCTCACCCGAACAGAATCCATTCCAACTCATCACTGCTTTGATCGGGATCGGATTCGTTTCTATAAATGCTAATGCGAATAATTCTATAAAATCATAATGGATCTTTTGAGCGGAAGCTACGTCCCCTTTTTGAAAAGACTCCACCAATTTCACCAGACTTTCCGGAAATAGATTCGAGATCACGGACACTACACCTTTTCCACCTAAGGAAAGAAGAGGAAGGGTCAGATTATCATCTCCCGAAAGAACAGTCATCTTATCATCTACAAGAGAGATCAATTTAGACATTTGTCCCAAATCTCCAGTGGCTTCTTTCATGGATCTGATCTTAGGATGTTCGGAAAGTCTCAGAACAGTTTCCGGCAATAAATTTACGGAAGTTCTTCCTGGAATATTGTACAACATCACAGGCACGGAAGAATGATCCGCGATCTCTTTGAAATGAAGATATAGACCTTCTTGGGTGGGCTTATTATAATACGGATTCACTTGGAGTATCCCGTCTACTCCGTCCTTGCAGGCAGCTTCGGTCAGTTCTACAGCCTCTCTAGTAGAGTTGGAACCGGTACCGGCCACGACCAAAATCCGCTTTTTGACATGTTTCACGGTTTCGCGGATCAGTTCCGCGTGTTCTTCATGAGAAAGAGTAGGAGATTCGCCGGTGGTACCGCAAGGCACCACTCCGCTTACCCTTGCTTGGATCTGTTTGTCCAAAAGAGAAAAATAGGAATCATAGTCTATTTTCCCGTTGCGGAATGGGGTAATAATGGCAGTAAATACGCCTTGAAACATAATATATAAATTCCTGATCCCAGGGCGATTTGGCAACCTCTTTACGCTCTAAGATTCACGCAGAGGCGCGGAGACGCAGAGGATGTTTGGGGTTAGTTAAATAAAATAATCTTTTTAGCTTCGCGGCTTTGCGTCTCTGTGTGAAAAAACTCTGCGCCTCCGCGTCTCTGCGTGCCAAAAACTCTGTGCCTCCCAAATCTCCGCGTCTCTAATAATGACTCCTCACCTGGTCCATTCTCCAGCTGAGATAGATCAATACTCCCATTTCCAGGAATCCGGACCAAACGAATGTGGAAGGAATTCCAATCCGATCCGAAAAAAATCCGGATAAAATCCCGGAGAACGCAGGCACCAAAAGAAAGACCAGGCTATAAAGAGAAAGTATCCTTCCCCTGATATGATTTTCAGTATTTTGTTGGATCCCGGCCGGGATCAGAGTGATGATCACACCTGTCATAAACCCGAATACAAAAAACAAAATGCCGGTGAGAACCAAACTTTCCGCAAGAAAAGGGATGAGTGAAAATAGAAAACAACTGAAAAGCGCTGATCCGAAAAGAATATGCCCCTTCTTCTTTAAACCATGAAGAAGAAAGGTAACTCCCCCTCCGATCACAAGACCGACTCCCAAAGCGGAAAGTAAGGCGCCTCTTTCTCCTTCTCCCAATCCCAAAACTTCCTTAGCATATTTAGGAAGAAGTACCTGGACTGGGCCGACTAATAGGACCACGGCACCCATGAGGAGTAGGAACTGAGAAACCAGAGGAGAATTTTTTAAATAAGAAACAAGCTCAGAGACCCCGGGCCCGGAAGAAGAAGTTTGGCTTCTCTCCCTCATCTGCACCGGGATCAAGACCAAAAAGAAAACACTTAGAACATAAGCGGAACCGATGCCCATAAAAACATATTTAAAGGAGAAAAATTCCTTAAAATATCCGGCCACCAAAGGAGCAAGACCATACCCAAAAAGAACAAGAGTGTTTAACCAAACACTATGTTTTCCTATTTTAGAATGTTCTAATAGATCTCCAAGTATCGCAAATCTTCCCGGCATCACAAACGAAAGTCCGATCCCTGAAAGAACCGAGGATACAAGAAGAAGGTAAGGTTTTCCGGGAGAGATCCATTCCAAATGTAATGCGAGAGCCGCAAATCCGGAACCGCAGGCCATTGAGACCTGTGCCGCCGCAAGAAGCCATTTTCTGGAATATTTATCCAGCAATCTTCCCGCGGTAAAACTTAAGAACAATAAAGGAAAACATACAAAGAAGAATACCCATCCGGAGAAAGTATCCGAATTGGAAATACTTTGGGAAAGAATAATGGCGGTATAATTGAACATATTTCCCGCGAGCAGGCCTAGGATAGAAGATAGATAATAAAAAAGAATCACACATGGAGATTGATAAAAATCATCTCTCCGAGCAAGCCTAATTCAGAGTAGAAGTCGCCGAGTTTGGAGAGTCAACAAGGGGAAATCACGCAGAGACACGGAGATACAGAGAGTTTTAGGATGGGGTTTTATACATATACAGAAGCAAAATTGATTCAAATTTTCGATAATCAATTGTTATTCGAGAAATGAAGATATATAAAGCGGCTATATTGGTTTTTGCTCTCGGATTTTTAACATGCAAAGAAGGCACAACGGACGTTCCAAATTCATTCATTTTTCCTTTATTACAAAATAATAACGGAACTCCTGGTACAAATCTGGCGCAGGTAACATTCGACTCTATTGAGTTTGATGATGTTCCGATCATTTCCTGCGACTCCGATAATTCCAGCGGCCAAGGGATAGTGGTAGATCTTCCGGATATGTTCCCTCCCAACTATGTAGTCAAAATTGAAACTGTCCCCTCTAGCTCTTCTTATACTTTTCCGGTAGGAGGAGCACTCGATCTATATTTAGGCTCTTCTCATAAGCCGGATGACCCTACAAACTGCACTCTAACCAGAACTACCAATACCTTCTTAAGATACAGCGCAAACCTTTCGACTAACTGCACTGTGGCGAACCATACATTCAGCCGCTTGGAAATAGATTGTATCCCCAACTAATCCCTCAAGGAACAAGTGAACACTGTTCAAAATTATCGCCTGCAATATAGTCACTCATTCAAGGGATTAAATCAGTATATTATAAAAATTTAATTATATATCAAACATTAAATTCTAACAGTGTTCAGTGAAAGCCCACTCACTGTAATATTACGAATGTTCAATATAGATGAATTATTTTATAAGCAAAATATAATTGAAGTGACTTCGAAATTCCAGCTCTCATGCTTTGGCCTGAAGAGAATATAAAAATCTCCTTCAATAGAGAGTGGAGTTAATTTAAAAATGAACATTCGAAACTTTTGGAAAATCCTAAACGGGACTTTCCTAATCGTGGGAGCTTCCACGCTTTCGGCACAAAGCCAGGCGCAAATGTTTTCCAGACCCGGAGTAATCGGTGACTCCTTAAGCCAGGGTTTTTATGGCGCAACCGTAGAAGAGAAAACTCAGAATTGGGCTTATCCGGTTTTAGTTTCCAAACAAGCCGGTTCCAACGTTTCGTATAACGTGTTAAAGGGGCCTTACTTAAATTTCGAAGACGTGCTTAAAGGTGATTGCGGGGTATTCTGCATCGCTGCTTCCATCATCGGTGGAAACGGATCTACTGTTGGAACTCCAACACATGCAGGGATCACCGGAGCAGATTACACTACAGTTCTTCAAACTTCAGGTCAGTGTGAGAATATCAATGCAACTACTTGGGCAAAGGATTGGTATTGGGAAACTTGGTATTGGTATACTTATCGTTGGGTGCAAGTTCCAGATTGCCAATCTCCTGATAAATTCCATCAATTCGGTTTAAGAAGTTCCGGAACTCAAATGCAAGTAATGCAGGCAGTAAAGCCTAGCTTCTTGTTCGGAACTGCTGCGGCAAACCATGTTCTTTGTACTGCATTGAGCACTTCTACGGATTGTTTGGACCAAGCTAGATTTTTAAGAGATATCCGTTCTACAATGTCTAAAATGGCTGCGATCGGTTCTATCAAAGGCGGGGTTCTGTTCACTGTTCCAAATGTAACTTCTATCGCATTTTTGGAAAATTATAACGATCCTCAAGGAAGAACAAACTATTCGGGTTTGAAAGCATTCTTCCGTTCTTCAGTTTCAGATCCTTCTCAAGTTTTAGATAAGAATGAAGTGGCAACAATCACCAACTTCTTAACTTCTATAAACAATGAAGTGAAGGCTCAGGCTGTTGCAATGGGATTTGCATTAGCGGATCTTAAAGTTCTTTTTGACGATTTAAAAGAGAATGGCCGTTTGATCAAAAGTCCTTCCGGTTATAGCCCTGGTTATGCAAAAGCAAACTGGCCTCTACCCGGTCAACCTGGTATTTTCGGCTTGGACGGAGTGCATCCGAATATGTATGGACATTCTGTTTTTGCAAACGAGCTGATCAAAGCGATCAATTCCAAATACGGTTATTCGATTCCACAAGTGAGCGAATACACCGCTTGGTACTATGATTCCTTAAATCGTAATCCGGTTGATTTGAAAAAATTCCTGACAGACACTCTGTTCGGTCAGTTTATTTCTTGGGTCATCGGAATTTTCGTTTAATAGCTGTTGGCTAGCCCCTAGCAAAATACTTATTGATAGAATAAGCTTTGTTACGGACTATAAAATTCCTAAATGTTTCCCGCTCGCATAGGGCGGGGAATATCTAAATTCAATCCTAATCTAAATTTCCTATCATCATGCAATTTTTTCGTTCTCATTGGCCCTGGATCTCAGGCGCGGTTATTCTTATTATTTGTATTTTATTTATATTTTGGCCGGAAAGAAGGACCGGTTCTCCCAGTTTAGGAGAAGAAGCTTCCGAAATTGCAAATCGCAAATATGGCAGCAGCGGTACCTTAGAATTTCCGGATGCTCCTCACCCTTTTGAAGAAGATCCCGACTTAGAAGGACCTGCTAAAAGACTTTGGCCTGCGGCTTTTAAAGAAAAAAAATCGGAAGAAGAAAGGGAAAAGATCAGAGAAGAATGGATCGATTTTGCCGCAAGATACCCTAAAAATATTTATATCCCAAGCGAATTCCGTCCTCAGCTCACATCTGAAGATGAGAAAAAAGCAAGAGAGCAGTTGGATAAGGTAACTTCCGCCGAATCCAAGTTTGCATTGTCCAGGAATGAAGGAAGATATGCTCAACCTGGATCAGTTCCGACACGTCCGAGCGATCCGAATGTAACCCCGGAAGAACAGAAGGCCTACTTCTCTTATAAAATTTCCGAATTAGAATCCAGGATACAGTTGGTCCAATATGCGATCCAGCAAGGTAGAATGGATGTTTCTCAAATCCCTCAGGCAAATTCCGATATAATATCTTGGCAGAAGGAACTGTTACAATTAAGACAAGCTTCCGAATCGGTGCCTAGATAATGTTTATGAAGTTTAAAGTATATTCTGTTTTCATTATGCTTTTACTGTCGTGTATGTTCGGAGCGGCGGCTTTTGGTTTGACTTTAGGATGTTTTGGCCCCCCTCGTCCGGACCTTCTACCCGAAGTACAGGAAGAAGAAATTCCAAGTATAGGACAAGTCGCATCGGATCTGAAAAGCCAGAATCCGAGAACTAGAGCCCAAGCAATTTTAGAATTAGCATCCAGAAACGAAAGAAAGTTCATACCGATCGCTCGAGAATGGATGAGATCTTCGGAAGAGATCACAAAAGGACCTTCAATCTTGGCACTAGGGATCTGGAAAGATAGATCTTCTCTTCCTGAAATTCTGAATTTTTTAAATCCTAGATCAGGAATTGATCTAGGAACCGTTCTGGAAGCAATTGCAAGAATGGAAGATCCTCTGGCAGGAAATCGTGTAGCAAGTCTTTTAAACCAAGAAGATGCAAACATTCGATTATTAGCCGTGGATACCTTGGTCCGGATCAATGCGAGACAATCAGGGAACATTATTTTAGCATCAGCCAAATCGAATAAAGATCCGGATAAAGCCAAAACATTTGCTATGGCATTAGGGAAATTGAATATTCCTGAAGCGGAAGATTATCTCATAGATCTGTCCTCTCATTCCGAGCCTGGACCTACCTTGGCGGCAGCCTACTTGGCTCTCGGAAAGATCAGAAGTAAAAAATCTATTCCACTTTTAGTAAAAGCGATACAGGCGGATTTTGATAAGGGAAGAGAAAATTCTTCCATTGCTCTTATCGATATCAAAGATCCTAAAATTTTACCTTTAGTCCTTCCAATTTTAGAGAACCAAGACAAAGAGATCCGGTATAGAGCAGCAGATGTTTTGATCGGAGTTCCGGATCCAGGGTTTTCTCCCCGTATTTTAGAAGTTTTAGTTAAGGGTAAATCCTTGGCAAAAGCTCCGGCATCACATGTTTTAGGTCGTATTAAATTTCCCAAAGCAAGAGAAGAGATCGAAAAAACATTATTAGATCCTAATATTCCAGACAGAGAGATCATAGCCCAATCCTTAGGATATTTGGGTGATAAAAAAAGTATCCCTGTGCTTGTTAAAATACTAAAAGAAGACCAAACAGAGGCAAGATACGGAGCTGTTTGGGCATTGGGAGCCATAGGCTCGGAAGAAGGACTTCCTTATATAGAAGAAGCTTGCAAGTCTAAAGATCAAAAATTGGCTAAGATCGCTTCCGAAAGTTTAGGAATGATCGCTTCTCCTAAATCTCTTTCTCTTTTAGATAAAAAAACGGAGGAATTTCCCGATTTAGCACCAATCACTCTCTCGGCAATCACCTCTATTCCGGGAGAGGAATCCCGTAAAATTTTGGAAAAATATGCGGAGAGCGAAAATATCAACCTTCACCAGGTTGCAGTTTCTCAATTAGGAGCTAAAAAAGATCCGGCAAGTGTGCCTGTTTTAATTAAGTTACTCCAAGAAGATTCAAGATCTAGGAATAGAAAGCTGCTTATATCCGCCTTAAAATCGGTAACCGGATTGAAGTTTGCTACCAAGAACGAATGGATCAATTGGTATATTTTAAATTTTTCTAAAAAACATCCGTAAGTTTTATAAGGATTGGATGGTTCGGATCTATCACTTGCGCTTTTTCTGCGAATTTTTTGGCTTCTTCCGATTGGTTTAAGTTTTTATAAATATCCGCCATATTGATCAGGTTATTTAGATAATTCTTATCCAAAGAGTAAGCGATCTTTCCGAAGTATTCCGCCTTTTGAAAATCCTTATTCAGCTTACTGGAATAAGACGCGTAATACTGAGACTCCAATCTTTTTGGATTCAAATTTGCGGCTCTTTCAAACGATCTAGCCGCGGAAGAAAAATCTTTCAGTTTCAAATATGATTTTCCAAGAAGGATAAAGAATTCTTCTCTATCTGAAAAAATCGTTTTGTATTCATTCAAATAATCGATAAGAGAAGAATAGGATTTTTTCTTATAGAGTGATTTTGCCTGTTCCAGCACTTCATTCAGAGGAATTTCATTTTTTGATTGAGGGTCTGCCAGATATTCTAATCTTAATAAAGTGAAGTCGTCGGTCAATTCTCCGAATTGAAGAGTCTTTTCATATATCTGTTTTAGATCTCCGTTCGATTCCTCTACAGTTCTCAAAAATTTCGTTTCGTCCTCGTTTACGATCCTGCCCCTTTCGTCAGTTCCGATCATAACATCGTCTTTACCGTCCGAACCCAAGATCAGAACATCATACTTTTGTAATTGAAAAAATTTTACGAAGAAGTTCTCTTCGTTCCCTGGAATACCTATCTTACGGAGAGTGAGTTCATTCTCCAAAAATCCCGCCGCACCGTCCCTGTACAATACGGGCCAAGGATGTTCCGCATTGATATAATAAAGCGCTCCGGTCTTTTCATTCAATAAACCGATCACTACTGAAATATACATAGATCCGTCGAAAGATTCAAAAATGCCTTGGAGTTCTAAAAAGGATTCTTTTAACCAGGATTCGGGAGCTTTGGAATATCCACCGTTACGATTGGTCCTGGTTAATAAGGATTGAAAAACCGTCCCCAT of the Leptospira dzoumogneensis genome contains:
- a CDS encoding diadenylate cyclase, with protein sequence MDFLKNISLFQSDKFGIVMVLDILIVSFLIYQFYSTIRRTRGVQLLLGIGLIWVLGIFAQTLNFELLDWIIDNIRPALVFAIIVLLQPELRKITGDMARLRLFRPFLLKTATDLDEIVEASKIMAKNKTGSLIAIVREHSLKDIAEQAVQLDAILSTSLLLTIFKKNTALHDGAVIIEQNRIACAGAFLPMAQNLDDARMGARHRA
- the dapB gene encoding 4-hydroxy-tetrahydrodipicolinate reductase, with translation MARKNRVAVIGASGRMGKAIIQVLSQSKVSELSAAVVGKGSVYLGLDSGLHSGLKQNEILFSDDLSKSISGSDTVIDFSIREVLSDVLSTCKEFKKPVVVGTTGLTETHKELLKETSKIIPIVYSPNMSIGVNLLFKLTEIAAKVMGDLADIEIQDIHHRHKKDAPSGTAEKLKTILLETLSRTESNIVHGRHGILPERDPKEIAIHTLRAGEVIGDHTVYFFTPEERVEISHKAQDRKTFAVGSVKAAEFLVGREKGLYDMFSVLGL
- the dapA gene encoding 4-hydroxy-tetrahydrodipicolinate synthase, which encodes MFQGVFTAIITPFRNGKIDYDSYFSLLDKQIQARVSGVVPCGTTGESPTLSHEEHAELIRETVKHVKKRILVVAGTGSNSTREAVELTEAACKDGVDGILQVNPYYNKPTQEGLYLHFKEIADHSSVPVMLYNIPGRTSVNLLPETVLRLSEHPKIRSMKEATGDLGQMSKLISLVDDKMTVLSGDDNLTLPLLSLGGKGVVSVISNLFPESLVKLVESFQKGDVASAQKIHYDFIELFALAFIETNPIPIKAVMSWNGFCSGEIRLPLTSLSAGAGADRLKKTVSDLLTKGYK
- a CDS encoding MFS transporter — protein: MILFYYLSSILGLLAGNMFNYTAIILSQSISNSDTFSGWVFFFVCFPLLFLSFTAGRLLDKYSRKWLLAAAQVSMACGSGFAALALHLEWISPGKPYLLLVSSVLSGIGLSFVMPGRFAILGDLLEHSKIGKHSVWLNTLVLFGYGLAPLVAGYFKEFFSFKYVFMGIGSAYVLSVFFLVLIPVQMRERSQTSSSGPGVSELVSYLKNSPLVSQFLLLMGAVVLLVGPVQVLLPKYAKEVLGLGEGERGALLSALGVGLVIGGGVTFLLHGLKKKGHILFGSALFSCFLFSLIPFLAESLVLTGILFFVFGFMTGVIITLIPAGIQQNTENHIRGRILSLYSLVFLLVPAFSGILSGFFSDRIGIPSTFVWSGFLEMGVLIYLSWRMDQVRSHY
- a CDS encoding HEAT repeat domain-containing protein — encoded protein: MMFMKFKVYSVFIMLLLSCMFGAAAFGLTLGCFGPPRPDLLPEVQEEEIPSIGQVASDLKSQNPRTRAQAILELASRNERKFIPIAREWMRSSEEITKGPSILALGIWKDRSSLPEILNFLNPRSGIDLGTVLEAIARMEDPLAGNRVASLLNQEDANIRLLAVDTLVRINARQSGNIILASAKSNKDPDKAKTFAMALGKLNIPEAEDYLIDLSSHSEPGPTLAAAYLALGKIRSKKSIPLLVKAIQADFDKGRENSSIALIDIKDPKILPLVLPILENQDKEIRYRAADVLIGVPDPGFSPRILEVLVKGKSLAKAPASHVLGRIKFPKAREEIEKTLLDPNIPDREIIAQSLGYLGDKKSIPVLVKILKEDQTEARYGAVWALGAIGSEEGLPYIEEACKSKDQKLAKIASESLGMIASPKSLSLLDKKTEEFPDLAPITLSAITSIPGEESRKILEKYAESENINLHQVAVSQLGAKKDPASVPVLIKLLQEDSRSRNRKLLISALKSVTGLKFATKNEWINWYILNFSKKHP